From Arachis stenosperma cultivar V10309 chromosome 2, arast.V10309.gnm1.PFL2, whole genome shotgun sequence, one genomic window encodes:
- the LOC130961347 gene encoding auxin-responsive protein IAA11 codes for MQGVTIIPTGGSGGGSTMSSTLSKEDTNLVLSSEDSSCPEDSELLELGLGLCLSHHHKPARKSHSHHHHHARILTAKDFPSSASASASSSSSSSPPSSSLSRVNNNTTTSTSGTKRTAESVAAANNGPSPVVGWPPLRRPYRVNSFNHSKSPATEVFNWNSEKSKSSETDVLRKTADNTNGNNNNIDTKEKRNFRSSLFVKVNMDGIAIGRKVDLSVHSSYETLAQTLEDMFRESTTAITFNGSNGEDFGILVGGDQHSKLLDGSSKFVLTYEDKDGDWMLVGDVPWGMFLSSVRRLRIMRTSEANGNGLAPMLEEKNCRQKSKPI; via the exons ATGCAGGGTGTTACTATTATTCCTACTGGCGGTAGTGGTGGTGGTTCTACCATGTCTTCTACTTTGTCAAAGGAAGACACAAACTTGGTTCTTTCTTCTGAGGACTCTTCTTGCCCTGAAGATTCTGAGTTGCTTGAACTTGGTCTTGGATTATGCCTTTCTCATCATCATAAACCTGCTCGTAAATCACacagtcatcatcatcatcatgctaGAATTTTGACTGCTAAGGATTTTCCTTCTTCAGCTTCAGCTTCAGCTTCTTCCTCATCTTCATCTtcacctccttcttcttctttgagcAGGGTAAACAACAACACTACCACCTCCACTTCTGGCACCAAGAGAACTGCTGAGTCTGTTGCTGCTGCTAATAATGGACCTAG TCCGGTAGTTGGATGGCCTCCCCTCAGAAGACCATACAGAGTGAATAGCTTTAATCATTCAAAATCTCCAGCCACCGAGGTGTTCAACTGGAATTCCGAGAAGAGTAAGAGCAGCGAAACTGATGTGCTAAGGAAGACTGCTGATAATACCAATGGTAATAACAACAACATTGAtaccaaagaaaaaagaaacttCCGGAGTTCCTTGTTTGTCAAGGTAAATATGGACGGGATAGCGATTGGAAGGAAGGTCGATTTGAGTGTCCATAGTTCTTATGAAACCTTAGCTCAAACATTGGAGGATATGTTTAGAGAATCAACTACAGCAATCACTTTCAATG GATCAAACGGAGAAGACTTCGGTATTCTTGTTGGAGGAGATCAACACTCAAAATTGCTGGATGGTTCTTCGAAGTTTGTGCTAACTTATGAAGACAAGGATGGAGATTGGATGCTTGTTGGAGATGTTCCTTGGGG GATGTTCCTTAGCTCAGTGAGGAGGCTTAGAATCATGAGAACATCTGAGGCCAATGGAAATGGACTTG CACCAATGTTGGAAGAAAAGAActgcagacagaaaagcaagcCCATATAG